Proteins from one Cellulosilyticum lentocellum DSM 5427 genomic window:
- the hflX gene encoding GTPase HflX, producing MITHKEQIERLILVAAQKKQYKEEEAWESLDELAELVKTAGGEVITQVLQRLDHINPGFYIGSGKVEEIKEMAQLHGATGIVFDDELSPIQMRNLAEALQIKVMDRTMVILDIFASRALSKEGKLQVEMAQLKYQSSRLIGFGTMLSRQAGGIGSRGPGEKKLELDKRHLKVRMEILQAELAEVEKHRQLIRSRRDKNNTPVVAIVGYTNAGKSTLLNQLSGSDVYVQNQLFATLDPTTRGITLPSGSEILLTDTVGFIRKLPHHLVKAFYSTLEEAKYADIILHVMDVSSPHLETHQQVVYETLSRLQISDIPIVAVYNKIDTHVEDYPKDEHATYETYISAKEGIGCEHLLSVLEEILYSNMQAFDIDVPYTNQDIVRYCHEYGERLEEEYTNEGVKVKGYMPKDKFYKIEAYILS from the coding sequence ATGATTACACATAAAGAACAGATAGAAAGATTAATTCTTGTGGCAGCACAGAAGAAACAATATAAAGAAGAAGAGGCATGGGAAAGCTTAGATGAACTTGCTGAACTTGTAAAAACTGCCGGTGGAGAAGTCATAACACAAGTCTTACAACGTCTTGACCACATTAATCCTGGCTTTTATATTGGCTCAGGAAAAGTCGAAGAAATCAAAGAAATGGCTCAGCTTCATGGGGCTACAGGGATTGTATTTGATGATGAGCTGTCCCCTATTCAAATGCGTAACTTAGCAGAAGCACTTCAAATTAAAGTAATGGATCGTACAATGGTTATTCTAGATATCTTTGCTTCTAGAGCACTTTCTAAAGAAGGTAAGCTGCAAGTAGAAATGGCTCAGCTTAAATATCAATCATCACGTTTAATAGGCTTTGGGACAATGCTTTCTAGACAAGCTGGTGGTATTGGTAGCCGTGGACCTGGTGAAAAGAAACTTGAACTAGACAAACGTCATTTAAAAGTGCGTATGGAAATCTTACAAGCAGAACTGGCAGAAGTTGAGAAGCATCGTCAGCTTATTCGTTCAAGAAGAGATAAAAATAATACACCTGTCGTAGCTATAGTAGGTTATACTAATGCAGGTAAATCTACCTTACTTAATCAGCTCAGTGGTAGCGATGTTTATGTACAGAATCAGCTTTTTGCAACACTAGATCCTACTACACGTGGTATCACTTTGCCTAGTGGCTCTGAGATTCTATTAACAGATACAGTAGGCTTTATTCGTAAATTACCACATCACCTAGTAAAAGCCTTTTATTCGACATTAGAAGAAGCTAAATATGCAGATATTATTCTCCATGTTATGGATGTCAGTTCACCTCATTTAGAAACACATCAACAAGTCGTTTATGAAACTTTATCTCGCTTACAAATATCAGATATACCAATTGTTGCTGTTTACAATAAAATAGATACTCATGTCGAAGACTATCCTAAAGATGAACATGCTACCTATGAAACGTATATATCTGCTAAAGAAGGCATTGGCTGTGAGCATTTATTATCTGTTTTAGAAGAAATTTTATATAGTAACATGCAAGCTTTTGATATAGATGTTCCTTATACTAACCAAGATATTGTAAGATATTGTCATGAATACGGAGAACGCTTAGAAGAGGAGTATACAAATGAAGGTGTAAAAGTAAAAGGCTACATGCCAAAAGATAAATTTTATAAAATTGAAGCATATATTTTGTCGTAA
- a CDS encoding DUF6514 family protein, whose protein sequence is MLMEKQYIGQCEIPNMTIRYYMIKQGTYYGVELVEEQRDKLICMSELISEVAEVALSLAEKLFKNNVTTVTLTDIIDDWIG, encoded by the coding sequence ATGTTAATGGAAAAGCAATATATTGGACAATGCGAAATCCCAAATATGACCATTCGCTACTACATGATTAAACAAGGTACTTACTACGGAGTTGAACTAGTCGAAGAACAACGAGATAAACTTATTTGTATGTCAGAATTGATATCAGAGGTAGCCGAAGTAGCTTTATCTCTTGCTGAAAAACTTTTTAAGAATAATGTAACAACCGTTACTTTAACAGATATTATTGATGACTGGATTGGCTGA
- a CDS encoding transglycosylase domain-containing protein: MNYSKDSRDKIEKKNKSKTKQMKKKGKVTAFRIIIISLIIGMFALVGGGLGIFIGIIKSTPDPSTLDISPQGNYTSFVYDSEGKPIDSFEPAENREYVELKDIPLNLQHAVVATEDERFYEHNGIDIRGIFRAIVTNLKSGSLSEGASTITQQLIKNNILSSDKAFTRKIQEQYLAIEFEKLYSKDTILEYYLNTIGLGQGVSGVRAASKRYFGKDVKDLSLTECVVIAVITQRPTYYNPISNPENNWEKVKVVLQKMEDQGYITPEEHAAALKENPYENIYEVHQEYLEKEPHSYFIDALFNQLVSDLKDQGYTEANAKKMIYGGGLKIYSTMDTKMQEIADKYIQDDSLYPAHLYKIQLDYSISGKKADGTPIEEQVYNIIVNNEDEVESFKQKQLEEWGITSEDTYTENLIKQPQPQASFVLMDYATGQVKALSGGRGEKSNLSFNYATQAKRQPGSTFKVLAAYAPALDMGELSPGSEIINEHVSYKLGDGTTWSPKNWDGNYEGTYTVRQAIANSMNVIAVKTAVDCVGIENAFDYLKSFGFTTLTDSDKVHSLPLGGLTQGVTPLELNAAYGAIANDGVYVKPVFYTQVKDSEDRIIIDNTNEAITLHSHTVLKQSTARMLTNMMQEVVDGPSPHTGARVRANFKGMPIAGKTGTTTDNKDFVFAGYTPYYVATIWSGYSQPAPINNGGNYHLVIWGKIMSEIHEDLEYKSFPKVTIDNSGVSEIKICTVSGKRATALCEADPNHVVKNEFFTSANKPTEYCDLHVEVEICTESHKVANEYCPADKRVKETRVRKVVDGVIVQDEICDIHGPDNTENPENPGDIPGVSPSPDIPDDGSEGAYPSPTPTPTPTIPEPSLPPTVDPNPTPGVDDDDGFFFPQG; this comes from the coding sequence ATGAATTACTCAAAAGATTCTCGAGACAAAATAGAGAAAAAGAACAAAAGTAAAACTAAGCAAATGAAAAAGAAAGGAAAAGTAACAGCTTTTCGTATTATTATTATATCCCTTATTATTGGTATGTTTGCCCTAGTAGGCGGAGGTTTAGGCATTTTTATTGGTATTATAAAAAGTACCCCAGACCCATCTACATTGGATATTAGCCCTCAGGGAAATTACACTTCCTTTGTATATGATTCAGAGGGAAAGCCTATCGATAGCTTTGAACCAGCGGAAAACAGAGAATATGTAGAACTTAAAGATATCCCTCTTAATCTGCAACATGCCGTTGTTGCTACAGAAGATGAACGTTTTTATGAGCATAATGGTATTGATATCAGAGGTATTTTTAGAGCAATTGTAACCAACTTAAAAAGTGGTTCCTTAAGTGAAGGAGCAAGTACCATTACCCAACAGCTTATCAAAAATAATATTTTAAGTTCTGATAAAGCGTTTACACGTAAGATTCAAGAACAATATTTAGCAATCGAGTTTGAGAAGCTTTATTCAAAGGATACTATTTTAGAGTATTATTTAAACACGATTGGACTAGGACAAGGTGTTTCAGGTGTTAGAGCAGCTTCTAAGCGTTACTTTGGCAAAGATGTAAAAGATCTTAGTTTAACAGAATGTGTAGTTATTGCTGTTATTACTCAAAGGCCAACTTACTACAATCCTATTTCTAATCCAGAGAATAACTGGGAGAAGGTTAAGGTTGTACTTCAAAAAATGGAAGATCAAGGGTATATTACGCCAGAAGAACATGCAGCAGCTTTAAAAGAAAATCCATATGAAAATATTTATGAAGTTCATCAAGAATATCTTGAAAAAGAGCCACATAGCTATTTTATAGATGCACTCTTCAACCAACTGGTATCAGATTTGAAAGACCAAGGTTATACAGAAGCCAATGCCAAAAAAATGATTTATGGTGGTGGCTTAAAGATTTATAGTACAATGGATACTAAAATGCAAGAAATTGCAGATAAATACATCCAAGATGACAGCTTATACCCTGCTCACCTTTATAAAATTCAATTAGATTATAGTATTTCTGGTAAAAAAGCAGATGGTACACCTATTGAGGAGCAGGTTTATAATATTATTGTTAATAATGAAGATGAAGTTGAAAGTTTTAAACAAAAACAACTTGAAGAATGGGGTATTACATCAGAGGATACTTATACTGAAAACCTGATTAAACAACCTCAGCCACAAGCTTCTTTTGTACTCATGGATTACGCAACAGGTCAAGTAAAAGCCTTATCTGGTGGACGTGGTGAAAAATCTAACTTAAGCTTTAATTATGCAACTCAAGCTAAGAGACAACCAGGTTCTACTTTTAAGGTTTTAGCAGCTTATGCACCTGCACTTGATATGGGTGAACTTTCACCAGGTTCTGAAATTATTAATGAACATGTTTCCTATAAATTAGGGGATGGCACTACTTGGTCACCTAAGAACTGGGATGGGAATTATGAAGGGACTTATACAGTACGTCAAGCTATTGCTAACTCAATGAATGTTATTGCCGTTAAAACAGCAGTTGACTGTGTTGGCATTGAGAATGCATTTGATTACTTGAAGAGCTTTGGATTTACAACTTTAACAGATTCAGATAAGGTACACTCTCTTCCACTAGGTGGACTTACTCAAGGTGTTACACCACTTGAGCTTAACGCTGCTTATGGTGCCATTGCTAATGATGGCGTTTATGTAAAACCTGTTTTCTATACGCAAGTAAAAGATAGTGAGGACCGTATTATTATAGATAATACAAATGAAGCCATTACACTTCATTCTCATACTGTTCTTAAACAATCTACAGCACGTATGTTGACGAATATGATGCAAGAGGTTGTGGATGGCCCAAGTCCTCATACAGGAGCGAGGGTAAGAGCTAACTTTAAAGGGATGCCTATTGCTGGTAAAACAGGTACAACAACTGATAATAAAGACTTTGTATTTGCGGGTTATACCCCGTATTATGTAGCAACTATATGGTCCGGCTATTCTCAGCCTGCACCAATTAATAATGGTGGTAACTATCACCTTGTTATTTGGGGTAAAATTATGAGTGAAATACATGAGGATTTAGAGTACAAATCATTCCCCAAAGTTACTATTGATAATAGTGGTGTTTCTGAGATTAAGATTTGTACAGTTTCTGGAAAACGTGCTACTGCTCTTTGTGAAGCTGATCCAAATCATGTTGTTAAAAATGAATTCTTTACATCAGCTAATAAGCCTACTGAATACTGTGATTTACACGTAGAAGTTGAAATTTGTACAGAATCACATAAAGTAGCCAACGAATACTGCCCAGCTGATAAACGTGTTAAAGAAACTCGTGTAAGAAAAGTAGTAGACGGTGTTATTGTTCAAGATGAGATTTGTGATATTCATGGACCAGATAATACAGAAAACCCTGAAAATCCAGGTGATATTCCAGGAGTTTCTCCATCACCAGATATACCTGATGATGGCTCAGAAGGTGCATATCCTTCACCAACACCAACCCCTACACCTACCATACCAGAGCCAAGTTTGCCACCAACAGTAGATCCAAATCCTACTCCAGGTGTTGATGATGATGATGGCTTCTTCTTTCCACAAGGATAA
- a CDS encoding 1-phosphofructokinase family hexose kinase, with product MIITITPFPSIEYIYGIEEFTPNCQISSKNVSLNVLSKGVYSAQMMKVLQEEPILLSSFGGFAGKSIKHYLDKAKVKSDIVWTDYETPHQVKITLSTSSDYYAICSEEDFAIEKELLKLSYKLKTHIKKVSTLVLSGRLPHGQNPQIYKEWVKEAKAHNVKTLVSTGQKEVLDFVLEEKPYALMFTLSQLKELGYDISNIETILDQLLPLFEHGIHYIGVYLKEKGALMLSKHKYCLVESPFLPINKNNTAASGAFLGAFAIGINRKYELERFSKLCLCAASAANSNVNYQICTRKDVESRLKKTKIKQLIR from the coding sequence ATGATTATTACAATAACCCCCTTTCCATCAATTGAATACATATATGGTATTGAAGAATTCACTCCTAATTGCCAAATTTCTTCTAAAAATGTATCTCTCAATGTCTTATCAAAAGGGGTTTATAGTGCTCAAATGATGAAGGTACTTCAAGAAGAACCTATTTTATTAAGTAGCTTTGGAGGATTTGCGGGAAAAAGTATTAAACACTATTTAGATAAAGCTAAGGTTAAATCGGATATTGTTTGGACAGACTATGAAACACCTCATCAGGTTAAAATCACTCTCTCTACCAGTTCCGACTATTATGCTATTTGTAGTGAAGAAGATTTTGCTATTGAAAAAGAGCTCCTTAAATTAAGTTATAAACTTAAAACGCATATCAAAAAAGTGTCAACCTTAGTTTTATCTGGGAGATTACCTCATGGTCAAAATCCTCAAATATATAAGGAATGGGTAAAGGAAGCTAAAGCCCATAATGTTAAAACCCTTGTGTCAACAGGCCAAAAAGAAGTGCTTGACTTTGTTTTAGAAGAAAAACCTTATGCACTTATGTTTACACTCAGTCAACTAAAAGAATTAGGGTATGATATTTCTAATATAGAGACTATTTTAGATCAATTACTTCCCTTGTTTGAACACGGCATTCACTATATTGGTGTTTACTTAAAGGAAAAAGGAGCTCTCATGCTTTCTAAGCATAAATACTGCTTAGTTGAATCACCTTTTTTACCTATTAATAAGAATAATACTGCTGCTAGCGGTGCTTTTTTAGGGGCCTTTGCCATTGGTATTAATCGGAAGTATGAATTAGAAAGATTCTCTAAACTTTGCTTATGTGCTGCTTCAGCAGCTAATTCAAATGTTAATTATCAAATCTGTACAAGAAAAGATGTAGAGAGTCGTTTGAAGAAAACTAAAATCAAACAACTTATCCGCTAA
- a CDS encoding flagellar brake protein — MRYNQENKNQSTAIEESVKMYQKNLMDDMNLTLRLSYLHNTHVTKPIEWVERLLIFEAPISKLDWVIYPQDAIIDMVFVSKLALFHSQIRIVRSYRKGNSLFYVGEVVSPIVKKQQREYFRLDVTFDVKFQLLPAEENEEIDFLELPYEKGICVNISTGGMCLNTNLQLKSSQNIMLEFYFVNMEFNLKGKILGLGEMNGAGYYSHRVQFQNLDIADTNLLTRLIFEKQRSLLKKIN; from the coding sequence GTGAGATATAATCAGGAGAATAAGAATCAAAGTACCGCCATTGAAGAAAGCGTAAAAATGTATCAGAAAAATTTAATGGACGATATGAATTTGACTTTACGCCTATCTTATCTACATAATACCCATGTGACTAAGCCTATTGAATGGGTAGAACGACTACTGATCTTCGAGGCACCTATATCTAAATTAGACTGGGTCATCTATCCACAAGATGCTATTATTGACATGGTATTTGTATCTAAATTAGCTTTGTTTCATTCACAAATACGTATTGTGAGGAGTTATCGTAAGGGAAATAGTTTGTTTTATGTAGGTGAAGTTGTTTCACCTATCGTTAAGAAGCAGCAAAGAGAATATTTTAGATTAGATGTTACCTTCGATGTAAAATTTCAGCTACTTCCAGCGGAAGAAAATGAAGAAATAGATTTCTTAGAACTTCCTTATGAAAAAGGTATTTGTGTGAATATCAGCACGGGTGGTATGTGCTTAAATACTAATTTGCAACTTAAGTCGTCACAAAATATAATGCTAGAGTTTTATTTTGTGAATATGGAATTTAATTTAAAGGGCAAAATTTTGGGCTTAGGAGAAATGAATGGTGCAGGTTATTATTCACACCGTGTTCAATTTCAGAATTTAGATATAGCTGATACTAATTTATTAACACGATTAATTTTTGAAAAACAACGTTCTTTACTTAAAAAGATCAATTAA
- a CDS encoding YebC/PmpR family DNA-binding transcriptional regulator: MSGHSKFANIKHKKAKNDAQKGKVFTKIGREIAVAVKEGGADPSLNRKLSDVIAKAKSNNMPNDTIQRSIKKAAGDGDNVHYEYITYEGYGPSGVAVIVETLTDNKNRSAANVRSYFTKGNGNMGTTGCVSFMFDKKGQIVIEKEATDMDEDELMMMAIEAGADDFEAEEEGYTITTSPESFSDVHAALEAAGIEMAEAEVTMVPQTWTTLTSEADIKAMNRMLDLLEDDDDVQNVYHSWDEE, encoded by the coding sequence ATGTCTGGACATTCAAAGTTTGCCAACATTAAGCATAAAAAAGCTAAAAATGATGCGCAAAAAGGAAAAGTATTTACAAAAATAGGGCGTGAAATTGCCGTGGCCGTTAAAGAAGGTGGTGCAGATCCTTCTCTTAATAGAAAATTAAGTGATGTTATTGCCAAAGCAAAATCAAATAATATGCCAAACGATACAATCCAACGAAGCATCAAAAAAGCAGCTGGTGATGGAGATAACGTTCATTATGAATACATTACTTATGAAGGTTATGGTCCAAGTGGGGTAGCTGTTATTGTTGAGACCTTAACAGATAATAAAAATCGTTCAGCTGCCAATGTACGTTCTTACTTTACAAAAGGGAATGGAAATATGGGAACAACAGGGTGTGTTTCTTTCATGTTTGATAAAAAAGGTCAAATTGTTATTGAAAAAGAAGCAACTGATATGGATGAAGATGAACTAATGATGATGGCTATCGAAGCTGGTGCAGATGATTTTGAAGCAGAAGAAGAAGGGTATACAATTACAACTTCACCTGAGAGCTTTTCAGATGTACATGCAGCTTTAGAAGCAGCAGGCATTGAAATGGCTGAAGCAGAAGTTACTATGGTACCACAAACTTGGACGACACTTACTTCAGAAGCTGACATTAAAGCAATGAATCGTATGCTTGACCTTCTTGAAGACGATGATGACGTGCAGAATGTTTACCATTCATGGGATGAAGAATAG
- a CDS encoding glutamine synthetase III family protein translates to MNDLKLSDLFGVNVFDDNLMRERLPKAIYKKLHNTIDKGLPLDPAVADVVANAMKDWAIEKGATHFTHWFQPMNGKTAEKYDSFLSPTSDGRMIMEFSGKELIKGEADGSSFPSGGLRQTFEARGYTVWDCTSPAFLKEDASGVALCIPTAFYSHTGEALDKKSPLLHSMECIQSAGIRVLRAIGDEATTKVTATVGAEQEYFLVDKRQYQQRKDLIFAGRTLFGAMPPKGQEMEDHYYGSIKEKIAKYMRDIDVELWKLGVPSKTKHNEVAPAQHELAPIFTTANVACDQNQLIMETLQKVANRHELACLLHEKPFAYVNGSGKHVNWSLVTDTGKNLFSPGKHPHENKEFLLFTSAVIKAVDVHADLLRLCAATAGNDHRLGGNEAPPAIISIFLGDEITHLFEQISQGEEVIEKGKQMMEMGVATLPQLRKEASDRNRTSPFAFTGNKFEFRMFPSSESIAEANTFLNVMVADVLNEFANRLETAEDTQKEMEAIVKETYLNHKRIIFNGNGYSNEWVEEAARRGLSNYKTTVDVLPCFIKEDSIALFERNQIFHRSELFARYEILLEEYYKTLNIEARTMLDMVQKQIMPATLQYTTQIAEHIIALNKVGVFEVNAQTELLQSLTTAINTLKQCTDQLHQELEQSTHIEEAYDKAVFFKEHILVDMEALRQVADELELLIDEKAWPIPTYGELLFRA, encoded by the coding sequence ATGAACGATTTAAAGCTTTCTGATTTATTTGGAGTAAATGTTTTTGATGACAATTTAATGCGCGAGCGATTACCCAAAGCGATTTACAAAAAATTACATAATACCATTGACAAAGGATTGCCACTTGATCCTGCAGTGGCTGATGTAGTTGCTAATGCTATGAAAGATTGGGCAATTGAAAAAGGAGCCACTCATTTCACACACTGGTTCCAACCTATGAACGGCAAAACAGCAGAAAAATACGATTCTTTCTTATCACCAACTTCTGACGGTCGCATGATTATGGAGTTTTCTGGTAAAGAGCTTATTAAAGGAGAAGCTGATGGTTCATCCTTCCCATCTGGCGGTTTAAGACAAACTTTTGAAGCTAGAGGCTATACCGTCTGGGACTGTACTTCTCCAGCTTTTTTAAAAGAAGATGCAAGTGGGGTAGCACTTTGCATTCCAACTGCTTTTTATTCTCATACTGGTGAAGCATTAGACAAGAAATCTCCTTTATTGCATTCAATGGAATGTATTCAAAGCGCAGGGATTCGTGTATTAAGAGCTATTGGGGATGAAGCCACTACAAAAGTAACAGCCACCGTTGGTGCAGAACAAGAATATTTCTTAGTTGATAAAAGACAATATCAACAACGTAAAGATTTAATTTTTGCAGGTCGTACACTCTTCGGAGCAATGCCTCCTAAAGGTCAAGAAATGGAAGACCATTACTATGGTAGTATTAAAGAAAAAATTGCTAAATATATGCGTGACATAGATGTAGAACTTTGGAAATTAGGCGTACCTTCAAAAACCAAACATAATGAAGTAGCACCTGCACAACATGAGTTAGCTCCTATCTTTACAACTGCTAACGTAGCCTGTGATCAAAATCAACTTATTATGGAAACACTTCAAAAAGTAGCCAATAGACATGAATTAGCTTGTTTACTCCACGAGAAACCTTTTGCTTATGTTAATGGTTCTGGAAAGCATGTTAACTGGTCATTAGTAACCGATACAGGTAAAAACTTGTTCTCACCAGGAAAGCATCCTCACGAAAACAAAGAATTCCTTCTTTTTACATCAGCAGTTATTAAAGCTGTAGACGTTCATGCGGATTTATTAAGGCTTTGTGCTGCTACAGCAGGTAATGACCATCGTTTAGGAGGTAATGAAGCGCCTCCTGCTATTATCTCTATTTTCCTTGGCGATGAAATCACTCACTTATTTGAGCAAATTTCTCAAGGTGAAGAGGTCATTGAAAAAGGTAAACAAATGATGGAGATGGGTGTTGCCACATTACCACAACTCAGAAAAGAAGCATCCGATCGTAATAGAACATCACCTTTTGCTTTTACTGGTAATAAGTTTGAGTTTAGAATGTTCCCATCCTCTGAATCTATTGCTGAAGCAAATACTTTTTTAAACGTTATGGTAGCAGATGTACTTAACGAATTTGCAAACCGCTTAGAAACAGCAGAGGATACTCAAAAAGAAATGGAAGCTATCGTTAAAGAAACGTATTTAAACCATAAACGTATTATTTTCAACGGCAACGGCTATTCAAATGAATGGGTAGAAGAAGCAGCACGTCGTGGTTTATCTAATTATAAAACAACAGTAGATGTACTACCTTGCTTCATTAAAGAAGACTCTATTGCTTTATTTGAAAGAAATCAAATTTTCCATCGTAGTGAACTTTTCGCACGCTATGAAATCTTATTAGAAGAGTACTATAAAACCCTTAATATTGAAGCAAGAACAATGCTTGATATGGTCCAAAAACAAATTATGCCTGCTACACTTCAATACACAACTCAAATTGCAGAACATATTATTGCGTTAAATAAAGTAGGGGTATTTGAAGTTAATGCACAAACAGAACTTCTACAAAGCTTAACAACTGCTATTAATACTTTAAAACAATGTACTGATCAGCTTCACCAAGAGCTTGAACAAAGCACTCATATTGAAGAGGCTTATGATAAAGCCGTGTTCTTTAAAGAGCATATTTTAGTAGATATGGAAGCTTTACGTCAGGTTGCAGATGAATTAGAATTACTGATCGATGAAAAAGCATGGCCAATTCCGACTTATGGTGAACTCTTATTTAGAGCTTAA
- a CDS encoding YigZ family protein has translation MDSFKTIAQNGEALIIEKKSKFIATVYQVQTVEEADLYMQQLRKKYYDATHNCFAYQIGENNEFQRSSDDGEPQGTAGKPILEVLKGEQVKNTLICVTRYFGGTLLGTGGLVRAYGRAAKEGLLTVGIIEKRRIRLFTLKMPYTLSGKVQYLLGERNYVIRESIYLEDVTFIVEVQVHEEKAFIKWLEENTNAGIDILPGAYDWIEVKL, from the coding sequence ATGGATTCTTTTAAAACAATAGCTCAAAATGGTGAAGCACTCATCATTGAGAAGAAATCAAAGTTCATTGCAACTGTTTATCAAGTGCAAACAGTAGAAGAAGCAGATTTATACATGCAGCAGCTTCGAAAAAAGTATTACGATGCCACGCATAACTGCTTTGCTTATCAAATAGGAGAGAATAATGAATTTCAACGTTCAAGTGATGATGGCGAACCCCAAGGTACTGCTGGAAAACCCATATTAGAAGTCTTAAAAGGAGAGCAAGTAAAAAATACACTTATTTGTGTCACAAGATATTTTGGTGGAACGCTTTTAGGAACAGGTGGACTTGTAAGAGCTTATGGTAGAGCAGCTAAAGAAGGCTTACTTACTGTTGGGATTATTGAGAAAAGACGTATTCGTCTTTTTACTTTAAAAATGCCTTATACACTATCAGGGAAAGTTCAATATCTTTTAGGTGAGCGGAACTATGTTATTAGGGAAAGTATTTACTTAGAGGATGTAACCTTTATTGTAGAAGTACAAGTTCATGAGGAGAAAGCCTTCATCAAATGGTTAGAAGAAAACACAAATGCAGGTATTGACATTTTACCAGGAGCATATGATTGGATTGAAGTGAAACTATAA
- the rlmD gene encoding 23S rRNA (uracil(1939)-C(5))-methyltransferase RlmD encodes MAKKNQIIEGIVSHSIFPNKGVVYYEEQPIYVTGAFKGQHIKARLFKRKKGTWEAQLLEVLENPTYFVEAPCSYFGMCGGCSAQNLDYDEQIHLKHEQVKELLTKAGISDYEDLGVIGSPEALAYRNKMEFSFGDEVKDGPMTLGMHRKHSTYDVITVDGCLLVDEDFSTILRTILDYCKDNDLNYYKKMQHTGFMRYVVIRKSITFGEILVNIVTSSQKDFSFIPLATLLAHLPLKGKLTGVIHTITDNLADAIKPEKVSVIYGQDTIREQILGLQFNISPFSFFQTNTKGAELLYKNALSLIDDMDNKTVFDLYCGTGTITQIMATRAKKVYGIEIVEEAIDKAKENAIFNHLTNCHFIAGDVMVEVDQLKETPDIIILDPPRDGIHPKAIQKIINFGAKELLYISCKPTSLTRDLPILKEAGYHIDKVLCVDMFPQTPHVETVVKLSK; translated from the coding sequence ATGGCTAAAAAAAATCAAATAATTGAAGGCATTGTGTCTCATAGTATATTCCCTAATAAAGGGGTTGTTTATTATGAAGAACAGCCTATTTATGTTACAGGTGCTTTTAAAGGCCAACATATTAAAGCACGTTTATTTAAGCGCAAAAAAGGAACTTGGGAAGCACAGCTTCTAGAAGTCCTCGAGAATCCGACTTATTTTGTCGAAGCGCCTTGCTCTTATTTTGGGATGTGTGGTGGTTGTAGCGCTCAAAACCTTGATTATGATGAGCAAATTCATTTAAAACATGAACAAGTCAAAGAACTACTTACCAAAGCAGGTATCTCTGACTATGAAGATTTGGGTGTTATTGGAAGTCCTGAAGCTTTAGCGTATAGAAATAAAATGGAATTTAGCTTTGGAGATGAAGTCAAAGATGGTCCTATGACTTTAGGTATGCACCGTAAACATAGTACCTATGATGTGATTACAGTAGATGGTTGCCTCTTAGTAGATGAGGACTTTAGTACAATACTACGAACTATTTTAGACTACTGTAAGGATAACGATTTAAATTACTATAAGAAAATGCAGCATACTGGATTCATGCGTTATGTTGTTATTCGTAAGTCTATTACATTTGGTGAAATATTGGTTAATATTGTTACTTCATCTCAAAAAGATTTTTCTTTCATACCTTTAGCAACGCTATTAGCACACCTTCCTCTTAAAGGAAAACTAACAGGTGTAATCCATACCATTACAGATAATTTGGCTGATGCAATTAAGCCAGAAAAAGTATCTGTCATTTATGGGCAAGATACAATTAGAGAGCAGATTCTAGGATTGCAGTTTAATATATCACCATTTTCTTTCTTCCAGACGAATACAAAGGGAGCAGAACTCCTTTATAAAAATGCGCTTTCCCTTATTGATGATATGGATAATAAAACTGTATTTGACTTATACTGTGGTACAGGTACCATCACTCAAATTATGGCTACTCGCGCAAAGAAAGTCTATGGCATCGAGATTGTAGAAGAAGCGATTGATAAGGCCAAAGAAAATGCTATTTTTAATCATTTAACCAACTGTCATTTTATTGCAGGTGATGTTATGGTAGAAGTGGATCAATTAAAAGAAACACCAGATATCATCATATTAGATCCACCAAGAGACGGTATTCATCCAAAAGCAATTCAAAAGATTATTAACTTTGGTGCTAAAGAACTACTTTATATTTCATGCAAACCAACTTCATTGACAAGAGACTTACCAATTTTAAAAGAAGCTGGATATCACATTGATAAAGTGCTTTGCGTGGATATGTTTCCGCAGACGCCCCACGTTGAGACGGTAGTGAAGCTATCTAAATAA